A window of the Streptomyces albireticuli genome harbors these coding sequences:
- a CDS encoding SCO2322 family protein: MTRGRGARALGTLLLAGLLAALGAAPAQAAGYRYWSFWESSGDGWAYATQGPSTARPGDGSVIGFRFAVSEDSKDAAKPRAEADFDAVCEDTPEKDGGKRVAVVVDFGTPADAPGGETPPAQRTACAQVTKDASAGEALAAAAKPLRYDSSALLCGIAGYPRSGCGEQVGAGEPKKEKGSSTPASPGATENAGDSGGDGDGGPSAGLIGGVAAVVVLGAAAVWQARRRRG, encoded by the coding sequence GTGACGCGGGGACGCGGCGCGCGCGCCCTCGGCACGCTGCTCCTCGCCGGGCTGCTCGCGGCGCTCGGCGCCGCGCCCGCCCAGGCGGCGGGCTACCGCTACTGGTCGTTCTGGGAGAGCTCCGGCGACGGCTGGGCGTACGCCACGCAGGGCCCGTCCACGGCGCGGCCCGGCGACGGCTCCGTCATCGGCTTCCGGTTCGCCGTCAGCGAGGACTCCAAGGACGCCGCGAAGCCGCGCGCCGAGGCCGACTTCGACGCGGTGTGCGAGGACACGCCGGAGAAGGACGGCGGGAAGCGGGTCGCGGTCGTCGTCGACTTCGGCACGCCCGCCGACGCGCCCGGGGGCGAGACGCCGCCCGCGCAGCGGACGGCGTGCGCCCAGGTGACGAAGGACGCGAGCGCCGGCGAGGCCCTCGCGGCCGCCGCGAAGCCGCTGCGCTACGACTCGTCGGCGCTGCTGTGCGGCATCGCGGGCTACCCGAGGTCGGGCTGCGGTGAGCAGGTCGGCGCCGGGGAGCCCAAGAAGGAGAAGGGGAGCTCCACGCCCGCCTCCCCCGGGGCCACGGAGAACGCCGGGGACTCCGGAGGAGACGGCGACGGCGGTCCCTCGGCCGGTCTGATCGGTGGCGTCGCCGCCGTGGTCGTGCTCGGTGCCGCCGCCGTGTGGCAGGCGCGCCGCCGTCGCGGATGA
- a CDS encoding energy-coupling factor transporter transmembrane component T has product MSGRTPPRRGGDRAAAPAAAPLTGRASALHAGAWWVWALGLATAASRTTNPLLLGLLIGVAGYVVAARRTDAPWARSYGAFLKIGLFVIGIRLVFAVVLGSPIPGTHTLVTLPEVPLPDWAKGVRIGGRVTAEGLLFAFYDGLKLATLLICVGAANALANPARLLKSLPGALYEAGVAIVVAMTFAPNLVADVQRLRAARRLRGRPDHGLKALLQVGLPVLEGALERSVALAAAMDARGYGRTARVPRAVRLTTNVLTLGGLLGVCAGTYGLLADEGAGYGLPLLLAGLAAALAGLWLGGRRSVRTRYRPDRWGTRAWLVSGSGAAVAALMIWANGYAPAALHPPAVPLTAPDLPLWPAVSVLLGLLPAVVAPAPVRATAGPSTGPDGPSGRARRPVASSRGRAAHVTGTRADAAAHRRNPAEGPVTDPAGSAAPVGRTDSPPAPEGRTEGARSTPGAGPRDTAAAGVPTGPRPTGRPATATGDGDAAAPAAPTTPPGREPGRKEAPQ; this is encoded by the coding sequence ATGAGCGGACGGACCCCGCCGCGCCGGGGCGGCGACCGCGCCGCCGCGCCGGCCGCCGCCCCGCTGACCGGCCGCGCCTCGGCGCTGCACGCCGGCGCGTGGTGGGTGTGGGCCCTGGGCCTCGCGACCGCCGCGTCGCGCACCACGAACCCGCTGCTGCTCGGCCTGCTGATCGGCGTCGCCGGGTACGTGGTGGCCGCGCGGCGCACGGACGCGCCGTGGGCCCGCTCGTACGGGGCGTTCCTCAAGATCGGTCTGTTCGTCATCGGGATCCGGCTGGTCTTCGCCGTGGTGCTCGGCTCGCCGATCCCGGGCACGCACACCCTCGTCACCCTGCCGGAGGTGCCGCTCCCGGACTGGGCGAAGGGGGTGCGGATCGGCGGCCGGGTGACCGCCGAGGGGCTGCTCTTCGCGTTCTACGACGGGCTGAAGCTGGCCACGCTGCTGATCTGCGTCGGCGCGGCGAACGCGCTCGCGAACCCGGCGCGGCTGCTGAAGTCCCTGCCGGGCGCGCTGTACGAGGCGGGGGTGGCGATCGTCGTCGCGATGACGTTCGCGCCGAACCTGGTGGCGGACGTGCAGCGGCTGCGCGCCGCGCGCAGGCTGCGCGGGCGCCCGGACCACGGCCTCAAGGCGCTGCTCCAGGTGGGTCTGCCGGTGCTGGAGGGCGCTCTTGAGCGTTCCGTGGCGCTGGCGGCGGCGATGGACGCCCGTGGCTACGGCCGTACGGCGCGGGTCCCGCGCGCGGTGCGGCTCACGACGAACGTCCTCACCCTGGGCGGGCTGCTCGGCGTCTGCGCCGGGACGTACGGCCTGCTGGCCGACGAGGGCGCGGGCTACGGCCTGCCGCTGCTCCTCGCGGGCCTCGCCGCCGCGCTGGCCGGCCTGTGGCTGGGCGGCCGCCGCTCGGTCCGCACCCGCTACCGCCCGGACCGCTGGGGCACCCGCGCCTGGCTGGTGTCGGGCTCGGGCGCGGCGGTGGCGGCCCTGATGATCTGGGCGAACGGGTACGCCCCCGCCGCCCTGCACCCCCCGGCGGTCCCGCTGACCGCGCCGGACCTGCCACTGTGGCCGGCGGTGTCGGTCCTGCTGGGCCTGCTCCCGGCCGTGGTGGCCCCGGCACCGGTCCGGGCCACCGCCGGACCGTCCACCGGGCCTGACGGCCCGTCCGGACGCGCCCGCCGCCCGGTGGCGAGCTCCCGCGGGCGGGCGGCCCACGTGACGGGAACCCGGGCGGACGCCGCCGCACACCGGCGGAACCCTGCCGAAGGCCCGGTGACCGACCCCGCCGGCAGCGCCGCCCCCGTCGGCCGCACGGACAGCCCACCGGCCCCCGAAGGCCGTACGGAGGGAGCCCGCTCCACGCCCGGGGCCGGGCCCCGCGACACCGCCGCGGCCGGCGTGCCCACCGGCCCCCGCCCGACCGGCCGGCCGGCGACGGCCACCGGTGACGGCGACGCCGCCGCCCCCGCCGCACCCACCACTCCCCCGGGCCGCGAGCCCGGCCGCAAGGAGGCCCCTCAGTGA
- a CDS encoding prenyltransferase/squalene oxidase repeat-containing protein, with amino-acid sequence MAPSLAVPARRGAAALAAAAVLSAAMAPAAFADASPSPKSGLYGTTDPKFDGVFRQSLAFVAQDAVGVRPAKSAVDWLTGQQCADGAFPGYRADTSKACDPQKEEFTDATAAAVQGLVAAGGQGDAVKKGLDWLKAHQNADGGWGYQAGSPSDANSTSIAVGAFAAAGQDAAKAAVKDGKNPVDALLTFQLGCDAKEEERGAFSYLKDKDGLRADNLASAAAGLATRGKGFLVDPVKKDADAPVKPLSCEGDDSARPKDAAAAAEAVDGYLTAVLDKNGGYLLPSMPGAPAKPDQGNTADAVIALAAGGHRTAAEKPLKWLASKESGTAAWADKNPGKLAKLVLAAHAAGADPRSFGGADLVAQLNATGPAPEAAESAGEKKDDEKKDDDGGFGTWWIVGIFFVASVGAGFLISGRKKKQQL; translated from the coding sequence ATGGCTCCCGCCGCCTTCGCCGACGCGTCCCCGTCGCCGAAGTCCGGGCTGTACGGCACGACCGACCCGAAGTTCGACGGTGTCTTCCGGCAGTCCCTGGCCTTCGTGGCGCAGGACGCGGTGGGGGTCAGGCCCGCGAAGTCCGCGGTCGACTGGCTGACCGGGCAGCAGTGCGCGGACGGTGCCTTCCCCGGCTACCGCGCGGACACCTCGAAGGCGTGCGACCCGCAGAAGGAGGAGTTCACCGACGCGACGGCCGCCGCCGTGCAGGGTCTGGTGGCCGCCGGCGGGCAGGGCGACGCGGTGAAGAAGGGCCTCGACTGGCTCAAGGCCCACCAGAACGCCGACGGCGGCTGGGGCTACCAGGCCGGCAGCCCCAGCGACGCCAACTCCACCTCCATCGCCGTCGGCGCGTTCGCCGCCGCCGGGCAGGACGCGGCGAAGGCCGCCGTCAAGGACGGCAAGAACCCGGTCGACGCCCTGCTCACCTTCCAGCTCGGCTGCGACGCCAAGGAGGAGGAGCGCGGCGCCTTCTCGTACCTGAAGGACAAGGACGGGCTGCGCGCCGACAACCTCGCCAGCGCGGCCGCGGGTCTGGCCACCCGGGGTAAGGGCTTCCTGGTCGACCCGGTGAAGAAGGACGCCGACGCGCCGGTGAAGCCGCTGTCCTGCGAGGGCGACGACAGCGCCCGGCCGAAGGACGCCGCCGCGGCGGCCGAGGCCGTGGACGGCTACCTCACGGCGGTGCTCGACAAGAACGGCGGCTACCTCCTGCCGTCCATGCCCGGCGCCCCGGCCAAGCCCGACCAGGGCAACACCGCCGACGCCGTCATCGCACTGGCCGCCGGCGGCCACCGTACGGCCGCCGAGAAGCCGCTGAAGTGGCTCGCGTCCAAGGAGAGCGGCACGGCCGCCTGGGCCGACAAGAACCCGGGCAAGCTCGCCAAGCTGGTGCTCGCCGCGCACGCGGCCGGCGCCGACCCGCGCTCCTTCGGCGGCGCCGACCTGGTCGCGCAGCTGAACGCGACGGGCCCGGCCCCGGAGGCCGCGGAGTCGGCCGGGGAGAAGAAGGACGACGAGAAGAAGGACGACGACGGGGGCTTCGGCACCTGGTGGATCGTCGGGATCTTCTTCGTCGCCAGCGTCGGCGCGGGCTTCCTGATCAGCGGCCGCAAGAAGAAGCAGCAGCTGTGA
- a CDS encoding ABC transporter ATP-binding protein yields the protein MIRFEQVSVSYDGAGAPALRGVDLTVPEGELCLLVGPSGVGKSTLLGTVSGLVPHFTGGTLHGRVTVAGRDTRTHRPRELADVVGTVGQDPLAHFVTDIVEDELAYGMESLGLAPGVMRRRVEETLDLLGLAALRDRPIATLSGGQQQRVAIGSVLTTHPRVLVLDEPTSALDPGAAEEVLAVLQRLVHDLGTTVLMAEHRLERVVQYADQVLLLPAPGAAPVLGDPAALMAVSPVQPPVVALGRLAGWSPLPLSVRDARRRAAPLRERLAPLAPPAGPDASRDGAAGPAGRPAAPRPRGGFLRRSPRPASGGPAEVTGLAVRHGRVVALRDIGLSVRAGETVALMGRNGAGKSTLLRTLVGMHRPAAGTVRVGGVTPGDTAPAELLRHVGLVPQEPRDLLCADTVAAECAAADGDAGAAPGTCRTLVSELLPDVADATHPRDLSEGQRLALALAIVLTARPPLILLDEPTRGLDYAAKARLVEILRGLAAGGHAIVLATHDVELAAELAHRVVVIADGEVVADGPTAEVVVASPAFAPQVAKVLAPLPWLTVPQVRRSLEATA from the coding sequence GTGATCCGGTTCGAGCAGGTGTCCGTCTCGTACGACGGGGCGGGCGCGCCCGCGCTGCGCGGGGTGGACCTCACCGTGCCCGAGGGGGAGCTGTGTCTGCTCGTCGGCCCGTCCGGGGTCGGCAAGTCGACGCTGCTGGGCACGGTCAGCGGCCTCGTACCGCACTTCACCGGCGGCACCCTGCACGGCCGGGTCACCGTCGCGGGCCGCGACACCCGCACCCACCGGCCGCGCGAGCTGGCCGATGTGGTGGGGACCGTCGGGCAGGACCCCCTGGCCCACTTCGTCACCGACATCGTCGAGGACGAGCTGGCCTACGGCATGGAGTCCCTCGGTCTCGCGCCGGGAGTGATGCGCCGCCGCGTCGAGGAGACCCTCGACCTGCTGGGGCTGGCCGCGCTGCGCGACCGCCCGATCGCCACCCTGTCGGGTGGTCAGCAGCAGCGGGTGGCCATCGGCTCCGTGCTGACCACCCACCCCCGGGTGCTGGTCCTGGACGAGCCGACGTCCGCCCTCGACCCGGGCGCCGCCGAGGAGGTCCTGGCCGTGCTCCAGCGCCTGGTGCACGACCTGGGCACGACGGTGCTGATGGCCGAGCACCGGCTGGAGCGCGTCGTGCAGTACGCGGACCAGGTCCTCCTGCTGCCCGCGCCCGGCGCGGCCCCGGTCCTCGGCGACCCCGCCGCGCTCATGGCCGTGTCGCCGGTCCAGCCGCCGGTCGTGGCGCTCGGGCGGCTCGCCGGCTGGTCCCCGCTGCCCCTGTCCGTACGGGACGCCCGCCGCAGGGCGGCCCCGCTGCGGGAGCGGCTGGCTCCGCTGGCGCCACCGGCCGGGCCGGACGCCTCACGGGACGGCGCCGCAGGCCCGGCCGGACGCCCCGCCGCGCCGCGCCCGCGCGGCGGCTTCCTGCGCCGGTCCCCGCGCCCGGCGTCAGGCGGACCCGCCGAGGTCACCGGCCTCGCCGTCCGGCACGGCCGGGTGGTCGCGCTGCGGGACATCGGCCTGTCCGTACGGGCGGGCGAGACCGTCGCGCTCATGGGCCGCAACGGCGCCGGGAAGTCGACGCTGCTGCGCACCCTGGTCGGCATGCACCGGCCCGCCGCCGGGACCGTGCGCGTGGGCGGGGTGACCCCCGGGGACACGGCGCCCGCGGAGCTGCTGCGCCACGTCGGCCTCGTCCCGCAGGAGCCGCGCGACCTGCTGTGCGCCGACACGGTCGCGGCGGAGTGCGCGGCGGCCGACGGCGACGCGGGCGCGGCGCCGGGCACCTGCCGGACGCTGGTCTCGGAGCTGCTGCCGGACGTGGCCGACGCGACCCACCCGCGCGACCTGTCCGAGGGCCAGCGGCTCGCGCTCGCCCTCGCGATCGTGCTGACGGCCCGCCCGCCGCTGATCCTGCTGGACGAGCCGACCCGCGGCCTCGACTACGCGGCCAAGGCCCGCCTGGTGGAGATCCTGCGCGGCCTGGCCGCCGGCGGCCACGCGATCGTCCTGGCCACGCACGACGTGGAGCTGGCGGCTGAGCTGGCGCACCGGGTGGTGGTGATCGCCGACGGCGAGGTCGTCGCGGACGGCCCGACGGCGGAGGTCGTGGTGGCGTCCCCGGCGTTCGCGCCGCAGGTGGCGAAGGTCCTGGCGCCCTTGCCGTGGCTCACGGTCCCGCAGGTGCGGCGGTCTCTGGAGGCGACGGCATGA
- a CDS encoding ECF transporter S component — protein sequence MTEHGEVREAGGEVKVSADRQARAVRLGPRSVAALVLVSAMGVAAFGWPLLADASSGLAHSKDAPWLFAALLPMLLAVVVATISDTGLDAKAVAMLGVLAAAGAALRPLGAGTAGIEPMFFLMVLSGRVLGPGFGFVLGSVSMFASALLTGGVGPWMPFQMLAMGWVAMGAGLLPGPDRLRGARELVLLAGYGAVASLFYGTVMNLQGWPYIGALATGVSFVPGDPLPENLGRFVAYCLATSLGWDLPRAVVTVVATLTLGPAVLKALRRATRRAAFDAPVAFRDA from the coding sequence ATGACGGAGCACGGGGAGGTCCGCGAGGCGGGCGGCGAGGTGAAGGTCTCCGCCGACCGCCAGGCGCGGGCCGTCCGGCTCGGGCCGAGGTCCGTGGCCGCGCTCGTCCTGGTCTCCGCGATGGGCGTCGCCGCCTTCGGCTGGCCGCTGCTCGCCGACGCGTCCTCCGGGCTCGCCCACTCCAAGGACGCGCCGTGGCTGTTCGCGGCGCTGCTGCCGATGCTCCTCGCGGTCGTCGTCGCGACGATCTCCGACACCGGGCTCGACGCGAAGGCCGTCGCCATGCTCGGTGTGCTCGCGGCGGCGGGCGCGGCGCTGCGGCCGCTGGGCGCGGGCACGGCGGGCATCGAGCCGATGTTCTTCCTGATGGTGCTGTCCGGCCGGGTCCTGGGCCCCGGCTTCGGCTTCGTCCTGGGTTCCGTCTCGATGTTCGCGTCCGCGCTGCTGACCGGCGGGGTCGGGCCCTGGATGCCGTTCCAGATGCTGGCCATGGGCTGGGTGGCGATGGGCGCCGGCCTGCTGCCGGGGCCGGACCGGCTGCGCGGCGCCCGCGAGCTGGTGCTGCTCGCCGGGTACGGGGCGGTGGCGTCGCTGTTCTACGGCACGGTCATGAACCTCCAGGGCTGGCCCTACATCGGCGCCCTGGCCACCGGGGTCTCGTTCGTCCCCGGTGACCCGCTCCCGGAGAACCTCGGCCGTTTCGTGGCGTACTGCCTGGCGACCTCCCTGGGCTGGGACCTGCCCCGCGCCGTGGTCACGGTCGTCGCCACCCTCACGCTGGGCCCGGCCGTGCTCAAGGCGCTGCGCCGGGCGACGCGGCGGGCGGCGTTCGACGCTCCGGTGGCGTTCAGGGACGCGTGA